Genomic DNA from Shewanella woodyi ATCC 51908:
CCATCCGGCTAAAGCAAGAGAACGTCTTGGCACAGAGCATCACTATCTAGCGAGTTTAGACGACTTGGCCAATCTCGATGGATTTGATGTTGTCATTAATCTGGCTGGCGAACCTATCGCAGACAAACGATGGAGCAGTTCTCAAAAAGAGAAGATATGTCACAGTCGCTGGCATCTTACAATGCGTTTAACTCAGCTCATAGAGCAAAGCCAAACCCCGCCATCAGTATTGATTAACGCATCAGCTATCGGCGTTTATGGCAATCAAGAAGAGCAGCCTGTCGATGAAACTTTCATGCTCCGCCAAACAGGTGAGGCGCCACTTCCCTTTCCTCAAGCTGTGTGCCAAAAATGGGAAACGTTAGCGCTAAATGCTTCATCCCAGCAAACTAGAGTATGCGTTATCCGTATAGGTTTAGTCCTGGGACTCTGTGGTGGTGCACTACCTAAGATGCTACCAGCATTTAAATTAGGATTAGGTGGGCCTATCGCTTCAGGCAAACAGGGAATGAGCTGGATACATCAAGATGATCTAGTCGCCTTGATTCTCTTTCTAATGAAAAGTGACACATGTAGCGGC
This window encodes:
- a CDS encoding TIGR01777 family oxidoreductase gives rise to the protein MKILITGASGFVGHQVVRALGDEHQLYLLSRHPAKARERLGTEHHYLASLDDLANLDGFDVVINLAGEPIADKRWSSSQKEKICHSRWHLTMRLTQLIEQSQTPPSVLINASAIGVYGNQEEQPVDETFMLRQTGEAPLPFPQAVCQKWETLALNASSQQTRVCVIRIGLVLGLCGGALPKMLPAFKLGLGGPIASGKQGMSWIHQDDLVALILFLMKSDTCSGVFNATAPHPVSNLSFSKTLADTLSRPAFIPMPAFVLNTLLGEMAQLLTQGQYVLPTRLIEAGYRFKFPQLNYALTDILAKKSY